One stretch of Tribolium castaneum strain GA2 chromosome 5, icTriCast1.1, whole genome shotgun sequence DNA includes these proteins:
- the LOC100141932 gene encoding pyridoxal phosphate phosphatase PHOSPHO2, whose translation MSSIIRTVTNACRINISQKHLTVSHKNRQKATFQLFRSTVRPIFPPSHQLKMKVLAVFDFDHTILDDNSDTAVIALTDKDNLPVEIRSLHSTEGWTAFMQAIFKLLYHEGRTIDEINNLITNLKPVGGMVPLIEEFHKNPAFELIIISDSNAHFIKIWLEKNNVSKCFTKVFTNPSKIENGLLTISPYHNQNACKLSTNNLCKGTVLDEFVQEQRDKGVVYDRIVYIGDGVNDFCPVLRLHKSDLACVRKGFKLQDLVTKAQKGTSFDNSGKPHVILAEIFVWETGDDILKHLQLK comes from the exons ATGTCATCAATAATCCGGACTGTAACAAATGCTTGTAGAATAAATATTTCGCAAAAACATCTAACAGTTTCACacaaaaatcgtcaaaaagcCACATTCCAACTTTTCCGTAGCACTGTTCGCCCAATTTTCCCTCCTTCACACCAACTT AAAATGAAAGTCCTGGcagtgtttgattttgacCACACGATCCTCGACGACAACTCCGACACAGCTGTCATAGCCCTAACTGACAAAGACAACCTTCCTGTTGAAATCCGAAGTCTCCACTCCACTGAAGGCTGGACGGCTTTTATGCAagcaattttcaaacttttgtaCCACGAAGGTCGGACAATCGATGAAATAAACAATCTAATAACGAACTTGAAGCCTGTGGGGGGCATGGTGCCCCTCATCGAGGAGTTTCACAAAAACCCAGCTTTTGAACTGATTATCATTAGTGATTCTAACGCCCATTTTATAAAGATTTGGTTAGAAAAAAACAACGTTAGCAAGTGTTTCACTAAAGTGTTCACAAACCCATCGAAAATCGAAAATGGATTACTGACCATTTCCCCTTACCATAATCAAAATGCGTGCAAACTCAGCACGAATAATTTGTGTAAAGGGACAGTGCTGGATGAGTTTGTCCAGGAACAACGTGACAAGGGGGTTGTCTACGACAGGATTGTGTACATAGGGGATGGGGTGAACGACTTTTGCCCCGTTTTGCGCCTCCACAAGTCCGACCTTGCGTGTGTGAGAAAAGGCTTCAAGTTGCAAGACCTCGTCACCAAGGCGCAAAAAGGAACGTCGTTTGATAATTCAGGGAAGCCCCACGTTATCCTCGCTGAGATTTTCGTTTGGGAGACGGGGGACGATATTTTGAAGCACCTCCAGTTGAAATAG